From one Brachypodium distachyon strain Bd21 chromosome 4, Brachypodium_distachyon_v3.0, whole genome shotgun sequence genomic stretch:
- the LOC104584500 gene encoding protein FAR1-RELATED SEQUENCE 7-like — MEAPGESSSECSAAPNVNIVGGPRNGTDGAIHPPPSMEGSYEEWSEIGASVDDSGVSACSRRKKFEIGPLARPTVPGRASALENSLRGFAHRTTDNILCPDIGLCFDSLPEAYEYFNLYSWKIGFGIRYGRSHNYKCKYGPKKDVIYKTMQNIVCGCEGFPTKKNTSSVRCGCGTFIRLLRSDDHGWYIKDCKLEHNHPLS; from the exons ATGGAAGCGCCGGGCGAATCTTCTTCAGAGTGTAGCGCTGCTCCGAACGTGAACATAGTCGGTGGACCAAGAAATGGTACAGATGGAGCAATTCATCCCCCACCATCTATGGAAGGTTCTTACGAAGAGTGGAGCGAGATTGGGGCATCAGTTGATGACAGTGGGGTTTCTGCATGttcacgcag gaaaaagtttgaaattggCCCTTTGGCACGTCCTACGGTACCTGGCAGAGCTAGCGCTCTTGAAAATTCACTTAGAGGTTTCGCGCACAGGACGACTGATAATATTTTATGTCCAGATATTGGTCTATGCTTTGACTCTTTGCCTGAGGCTTACGAGTACTTCAATTTGTATTCTTGGAAAATTGGTTTTGGCATTCGTTACGGAAGGAGCCACAACTACAAATGTAAATATGGGCCAAAGAAGGACGTCATATACAAAACAATGCAGAACATTGTCTGTGGTTGTGAG GGATTTCCAACGAAGAAAAACACATCCTCTGTTAGATGTGGCTGCGGAACATTCATAAGACTCCTGAGGAGTGATGACCATGGTTGGTACATTAAGGATTGCAAGCTTGAACATAATCATCCGTTATCTTGA
- the LOC104581305 gene encoding uncharacterized protein LOC104581305 isoform X1 has translation MKLASQKAKDLATSRPNSCRAQLFCAHVKLQFALGHVKATGRRSILVRIRDDMNEAAKRFDGSLVLAMFHAKLCFVLGFYEAAHLECLRAFGLKQPVDPKLEDVPPGSVNGGVYDDRLSSIYQDLSRLKHRLLLVAKAHWCLMTSEKQDGFLSVGLDELHKYYDEVYEDGHWATRTISDVLTSVKKTGSWRFWISPYCIGKSFRMQHSLLEHMYSKHPAEKVLRSVLDPKLSDDTDTSMDDNSLDEISVCKDSEDHYLFQFNKTDNIFERLFCSTPSRTDAKSFAEIQEDKCKEGKEILQKLKQILKNLPTNKLSAEYDKARPEIQCLLRDFFTTSALDYRIVVLTLVKSFLLTKLMKSSSGGDATSKSIDNDDINSIFPEVAVVREVPIEDKSSGAMGNKNNSDSYINMSENRNKIAQKPGTFEMDICCIIASGATGQKYQPSIAKENSASILGTAL, from the exons ATGAAACTGGCGAGCCAGAAAGCGAAGGATCTCGCCACCAGTCGCCCCAACTCGTGCCGCGCGCAGTTGTTCTGCGCACACGTGAAGCTCCAGTTTGCGCTCGGCCATGTCAAGGCCACTGGCAGGAGGTCCATCCTGGTTCGCATTCGCGACGACATGAACGAAGCGGCAAAGCGCTTCGATGGCTCTCTGGTGCTCGCCATGTTCCACGCAAAGCTCTGTTTCGTCCTGGGTTTCTATGAGGCTGCGCACCTTGAGTGTCTCCGGGCATTTGGCTTGAAGCAGCCTGTTGACCCCAAGTTGGAGGACGTCCCTCCTGGGTCAGTCAATGGAGGGGTGTATGATGATAGGTTATCTTCTATCTACCAAGACCTCTCGCGCTTAAAGCACAGGCTCTTGTTGGTGGCCAAGGCTCACTGGTGCTTAATGACAAGTGAGAAGCAGGATGGCTTCCTATCAGTGGGACTCGATGAGCTGCATAAGTACTATGATGAAGTTTACGAAGATGGCCACTGGGCTACAAGGACCATATCTGATGTATTGACATCTGTGAAGAAAACCGGGTCATGGAGGTTCTGGATTTCTCCCTATTGTATTGGCAAGAGTTTCCGGATGCAACATTCCCTCTTGGAACACATGTACAGCAAGCACCCGGCAGAGAAAGTCCTGCGGTCAGTCTTAGATCCAAAACTGAGTGATGATACTGATACATCCATGGATGATAATTCTTTGGATGAGATATCTGTCTGCAAAGATTCAGAGGACCATTACTTGTTCCAATTCAACAAGACGGACAATATATTTGAGCGTTTATTTTGTTCAACACCTAGCAGAACTGATGCAAAGTCATTTGCTGAAATACAAGAGGACAAATGCAAAGAAGGAAAGGAGATCCTACAGAAATTGAAGCAGATATTGAAGAATTTACCGACAAACAAACTGAGCGCTGAG TATGATAAGGCCCGTCCAGAAATCCAATGCTTATTGCGTGATTTCTTCACGACTTCTGCACTGGATTATCGCATAGTCGTCTTGACCCTTGTGAAATCATTCCTATTG ACTAAATTGATGAAATCCTCGAGTGGCGGTGATGCCACCAGTAAGAGTATTGACAATGATGATATTAATTCGATATTTCCTGAGGTTGCTGTTGTCCG TGAGGTTCCTATTGAAGATAAGAGTTCTGGCGCGATGGGAAATAAAAACAATTCAGATTCATATATCAACATGTCAGAAAATCGAAATAAAATAGCTCAGAAGCCGGGAACATTTGAGATGGATATATGTTGTATCATCGCAAGTGGTGCAACAGGCCAAAAATATCAGCCCAGCATAGCAAAGGAAAATAGTGCCTCGATCTTAGGTACTGCCTTGTGA
- the LOC104581305 gene encoding uncharacterized protein LOC104581305 isoform X2 has protein sequence MKLASQKAKDLATSRPNSCRAQLFCAHVKLQFALGHVKATGRRSILVRIRDDMNEAAKRFDGSLVLAMFHAKLCFVLGFYEAAHLECLRAFGLKQPVDPKLEDVPPGSVNGGVYDDRLSSIYQDLSRLKHRLLLVAKAHWCLMTSEKQDGFLSVGLDELHKYYDEVYEDGHWATRTISDVLTSVKKTGSWRFWISPYCIGKSFRMQHSLLEHMYSKHPAEKVLRSVLDPKLSDDTDTSMDDNSLDEISVCKDSEDHYLFQFNKTDNIFERLFCSTPSRTDAKSFAEIQEDKCKEGKEILQKLKQILKNLPTNKLSAEYDKARPEIQCLLRDFFTTSALDYRIVVLTLVKSFLLTKLMKSSSGGDATSKSIDNDDINSIFPEVAVVRMEFSAYGDPVTIYG, from the exons ATGAAACTGGCGAGCCAGAAAGCGAAGGATCTCGCCACCAGTCGCCCCAACTCGTGCCGCGCGCAGTTGTTCTGCGCACACGTGAAGCTCCAGTTTGCGCTCGGCCATGTCAAGGCCACTGGCAGGAGGTCCATCCTGGTTCGCATTCGCGACGACATGAACGAAGCGGCAAAGCGCTTCGATGGCTCTCTGGTGCTCGCCATGTTCCACGCAAAGCTCTGTTTCGTCCTGGGTTTCTATGAGGCTGCGCACCTTGAGTGTCTCCGGGCATTTGGCTTGAAGCAGCCTGTTGACCCCAAGTTGGAGGACGTCCCTCCTGGGTCAGTCAATGGAGGGGTGTATGATGATAGGTTATCTTCTATCTACCAAGACCTCTCGCGCTTAAAGCACAGGCTCTTGTTGGTGGCCAAGGCTCACTGGTGCTTAATGACAAGTGAGAAGCAGGATGGCTTCCTATCAGTGGGACTCGATGAGCTGCATAAGTACTATGATGAAGTTTACGAAGATGGCCACTGGGCTACAAGGACCATATCTGATGTATTGACATCTGTGAAGAAAACCGGGTCATGGAGGTTCTGGATTTCTCCCTATTGTATTGGCAAGAGTTTCCGGATGCAACATTCCCTCTTGGAACACATGTACAGCAAGCACCCGGCAGAGAAAGTCCTGCGGTCAGTCTTAGATCCAAAACTGAGTGATGATACTGATACATCCATGGATGATAATTCTTTGGATGAGATATCTGTCTGCAAAGATTCAGAGGACCATTACTTGTTCCAATTCAACAAGACGGACAATATATTTGAGCGTTTATTTTGTTCAACACCTAGCAGAACTGATGCAAAGTCATTTGCTGAAATACAAGAGGACAAATGCAAAGAAGGAAAGGAGATCCTACAGAAATTGAAGCAGATATTGAAGAATTTACCGACAAACAAACTGAGCGCTGAG TATGATAAGGCCCGTCCAGAAATCCAATGCTTATTGCGTGATTTCTTCACGACTTCTGCACTGGATTATCGCATAGTCGTCTTGACCCTTGTGAAATCATTCCTATTG ACTAAATTGATGAAATCCTCGAGTGGCGGTGATGCCACCAGTAAGAGTATTGACAATGATGATATTAATTCGATATTTCCTGAGGTTGCTGTTGTCCG AATGGAGTTTTCAGCATATGGTGATCCAGTGACCATATATGGCTGA